In one window of Cryomorphaceae bacterium DNA:
- a CDS encoding T9SS C-terminal target domain-containing protein gives NCGTCVGGNTGLAPCTQDCNGVWGGSATTDNCGNCVGGDTGQTPCDEDLCDGFDIEVTNSVEPSCHGESNGEITVSAGSNAAISYNWNHGANGAAISGLSAGTYTVTATDNEIGCSATLAVMLGQPNEITINDMQTVNPSCAGSEDGKVSVVAAGGSGNLTYTWSGPVNLQGPTHVDIPAGEYTLTVTDANGCSISQTVELIEPDALEVDLVITDAGCHGIEIGSAIVMVTGGTGNYAVNWSVTGNMNQFGLFDLGVGNYGVLVADQNGCVFVDHFDIGIDCPYSAELEEGIIDEDEDETVLPTQPENDVTDHLAEDTPSHLAVYPNPNNGEYVFLDLQQKSSAEPTVFSMVQIHNMAGQLISSYSINMNEGQFEGVINFEKTLPFGVYLMSVYTQDEVLTQKIVVK, from the coding sequence AACTGCGGCACCTGCGTGGGGGGCAATACAGGACTCGCGCCTTGCACCCAGGACTGTAACGGCGTATGGGGCGGAAGCGCCACTACCGACAACTGCGGTAACTGTGTGGGCGGTGACACAGGACAAACTCCTTGTGATGAAGACTTATGTGATGGTTTTGACATTGAGGTGACCAACTCGGTTGAGCCATCGTGCCATGGTGAAAGCAATGGTGAAATAACCGTATCCGCAGGATCTAATGCAGCTATAAGCTACAACTGGAACCATGGCGCAAACGGGGCTGCTATAAGCGGATTATCTGCCGGCACCTATACCGTAACCGCTACTGATAATGAAATTGGCTGTAGCGCCACCCTGGCTGTCATGCTCGGTCAACCTAATGAAATTACGATCAACGATATGCAGACCGTCAATCCATCATGCGCAGGTTCGGAAGATGGAAAAGTATCCGTAGTAGCCGCGGGCGGAAGCGGAAACCTCACCTATACCTGGAGCGGGCCTGTAAATCTTCAGGGACCTACCCATGTAGATATTCCGGCAGGCGAATACACCCTTACGGTAACAGATGCTAATGGATGTTCCATCAGTCAAACCGTAGAACTCATTGAACCGGACGCCCTGGAGGTTGACCTTGTAATTACCGATGCCGGTTGTCACGGAATTGAAATCGGATCTGCCATTGTCATGGTGACCGGAGGTACCGGAAACTATGCCGTAAACTGGTCGGTAACAGGAAACATGAACCAATTTGGATTGTTTGACCTGGGAGTGGGCAACTACGGTGTATTGGTGGCCGATCAAAACGGATGCGTGTTTGTAGACCACTTCGACATTGGCATTGACTGCCCTTACAGCGCTGAACTGGAAGAAGGTATCATTGATGAAGATGAGGATGAAACGGTGCTTCCTACCCAACCTGAAAATGACGTGACAGATCATTTGGCAGAAGACACTCCCTCGCACCTCGCTGTTTACCCAAACCCAAACAATGGTGAATACGTATTCCTGGACCTGCAGCAGAAAAGCTCAGCCGAGCCCACTGTATTCAGCATGGTGCAGATTCACAACATGGCTGGGCAATTGATTTCCAGCTATAGCATCAACATGAATGAGGGTCAGTTCGAAGGGGTGATCAATTTCGAAAAAACACTACCCTTCGGCGTGTACCTGATGAGTGTGTACACCCAGGACGAAGTTTTGACGCAGAAGATCGTTGTTAAGTAG
- a CDS encoding copper-translocating P-type ATPase has translation MEAASQQSFPVTGMTCASCAVSLESWLKNKPGVREVSVNYPNESVSITFIPDEISPEDIHKAATEIGYGLVLGSEESREQHREEAGEKRLAQLKLKLWIAVVCTLPVFVLAMFLMHVFHWENIAMLLLSTPVMFYSGSEFFVNAWKQARHGKTNMDTLVALSTGVAYLYSTLNTIAPSVVASRGVEPHVYFESAVVIITLILLGRYLEERAKRRASGAIRALMGMQPKEVRVVRNAEEIVILIAEVIVGDLILVRPGEKIPVDGKVKSGESYVDESMISGEPLPVQKSKGDKLFAGTINQKGSLKLLAQKIGSDTVLAQVIQAVQRAQSSKPPIQKLVDRISAVFVPAVILLAIIASAIWFFTTPEEPFTRAVVILITVLIIACPCALGLATPTALMVGIGRGAELGILIKDATVLELAYKMDTVVLDKTGTLTEGRPQVTAFHFAEGMSEQELKTAVLSLEKLSEHPIASAIEVHLKSEGLEAESIDNFESITGQGVQGMINGSTYRIGKWAWLESTGVVGEESLLQKAASHQQKARTVVFVSRDAELAGWIAVADKLRDTSRKAVENLQKLGLEVQLLTGDNHETAAAIASEVGIEKFTAGVLPSEKGAVVQQLKNQNKVVAMVGDGINDAEALALADVGIAMGSGTDVAMESAGLTLMHSDPLQIHKAISLSQATMRTLRQNLFWAFIYNLVALPVAAGLLYPFFGILLSPMIAGGAMAFSSVSVVLNSLRLRNKKF, from the coding sequence ATGGAAGCTGCCTCTCAACAATCCTTTCCGGTAACCGGAATGACCTGCGCCTCTTGCGCCGTGAGCTTAGAATCATGGCTCAAAAACAAGCCGGGCGTACGAGAGGTTTCGGTGAATTACCCCAATGAATCGGTTTCGATCACTTTTATTCCCGACGAAATTTCGCCTGAGGACATCCACAAAGCTGCTACCGAGATTGGCTACGGCCTGGTGTTGGGCAGCGAGGAAAGTCGGGAGCAGCACCGCGAAGAGGCCGGAGAGAAGAGGTTGGCACAACTCAAACTGAAATTGTGGATAGCTGTGGTTTGTACCCTTCCGGTTTTTGTGCTGGCGATGTTTCTGATGCACGTATTTCACTGGGAAAACATTGCGATGCTGCTGCTGAGTACCCCGGTGATGTTCTACAGCGGGTCGGAGTTCTTTGTGAACGCGTGGAAACAAGCCCGGCACGGTAAAACCAACATGGACACCCTAGTGGCCCTCAGCACAGGGGTGGCCTATCTTTACAGCACGCTCAATACCATTGCGCCATCGGTAGTGGCCTCGCGCGGGGTAGAGCCACATGTGTATTTTGAATCGGCGGTGGTCATTATCACCTTGATTTTGCTGGGGCGCTACCTCGAAGAGCGGGCCAAACGCAGGGCCTCAGGAGCCATTAGGGCATTGATGGGTATGCAGCCCAAAGAGGTGCGTGTGGTGCGCAATGCCGAGGAGATAGTGATTCTGATTGCAGAGGTAATCGTAGGTGATTTGATTCTGGTTCGGCCGGGAGAAAAAATTCCGGTGGACGGCAAGGTGAAATCGGGTGAGAGTTATGTGGATGAAAGCATGATTTCGGGTGAGCCGCTGCCTGTTCAAAAGTCCAAGGGCGATAAGCTCTTTGCGGGAACCATTAATCAGAAAGGGAGCCTTAAACTTTTGGCACAAAAGATTGGCAGCGACACGGTGCTTGCGCAAGTCATTCAGGCAGTGCAGCGGGCACAGTCCAGCAAGCCACCCATTCAGAAGCTGGTAGATCGGATTTCGGCTGTTTTTGTGCCGGCGGTCATCTTGCTGGCCATCATCGCTTCGGCCATTTGGTTTTTTACAACACCCGAAGAGCCTTTTACGCGGGCGGTGGTTATCCTGATTACCGTACTCATCATTGCATGCCCCTGTGCCCTCGGACTGGCAACGCCCACGGCCTTGATGGTGGGAATTGGCAGGGGAGCGGAGCTGGGAATACTGATTAAGGATGCCACGGTGCTGGAACTGGCCTATAAAATGGACACGGTGGTGCTGGATAAAACGGGTACGCTCACCGAGGGTCGGCCGCAGGTTACGGCTTTTCATTTTGCCGAAGGAATGTCGGAACAGGAGTTGAAGACTGCGGTTTTGTCGCTCGAAAAACTATCTGAACATCCCATTGCCTCGGCCATTGAAGTGCACCTGAAATCGGAGGGGTTGGAAGCCGAAAGCATCGACAATTTCGAAAGCATCACCGGGCAGGGAGTTCAGGGAATGATAAACGGAAGCACATACCGCATTGGGAAGTGGGCCTGGCTTGAATCAACAGGAGTTGTGGGTGAAGAATCGCTTTTGCAAAAGGCGGCGTCGCATCAACAAAAGGCCCGGACCGTGGTTTTCGTTTCGCGCGATGCGGAACTTGCCGGTTGGATCGCTGTGGCTGACAAGCTGAGAGATACCTCGCGCAAGGCCGTTGAAAACCTCCAAAAGTTGGGATTGGAAGTACAGTTGTTGACGGGCGATAACCACGAAACAGCAGCAGCCATTGCCAGTGAGGTGGGCATTGAAAAGTTTACCGCCGGTGTATTGCCTTCAGAGAAAGGTGCAGTAGTGCAGCAGCTGAAAAACCAAAACAAGGTGGTGGCGATGGTGGGTGACGGTATTAATGACGCTGAGGCACTGGCGCTTGCCGATGTAGGAATAGCCATGGGTAGCGGTACCGACGTGGCCATGGAAAGCGCTGGCCTTACCTTAATGCACAGTGACCCTTTGCAAATCCATAAGGCCATTTCACTGTCTCAGGCCACCATGCGTACACTGCGTCAAAATCTGTTCTGGGCATTTATCTACAATCTTGTCGCGCTACCCGTAGCCGCGGGGTTGTTGTATCCTTTTTTCGGAATTTTGCTCAGCCCGATGATTGCAGGCGGAGCCATGGCATTCAGCTCTGTTTCGGTGGTGCTCAACAGTCTGCGTCTCAGAAACAAGAAATTTTAG
- a CDS encoding copper chaperone has protein sequence MHTFKFKTNINCGSCIRSVTPFLNELDEVDSWRVDTDNPEKILSVEMDEENPSLVQKAVSDAGFTAELINA, from the coding sequence ATGCATACATTTAAATTCAAAACCAATATCAACTGCGGAAGTTGCATTCGTAGCGTAACACCCTTTCTCAACGAGCTCGACGAAGTAGATAGCTGGCGCGTTGACACCGACAACCCGGAGAAAATCCTCTCGGTTGAAATGGACGAAGAAAATCCGTCATTGGTGCAAAAAGCGGTGAGTGACGCGGGCTTTACAGCAGAGTTAATAAACGCATAA